A genomic region of uncultured Roseibium sp. contains the following coding sequences:
- a CDS encoding uracil-DNA glycosylase family protein yields the protein MSFQHNSPNLDGLSARIRACRKCIEDPVGKALPHEPRPVLQVSSSARLCVSGQAPGTRVHKSGRPFTDPSGDRLRSWMGIDEGMFYDADRLAIVPMGFCFPGLDDKGGDLPPRKECRTLWHDALFAEMPKIEMILVIGQYAQAYHLGAMRKKSLTETVGSWQDYFSAAAESGKPKVLPLPHPSWRNNAWLRKNPWFETDLLPVLRAEVARLI from the coding sequence TTGTCGTTTCAACATAATTCCCCGAACCTGGATGGTCTTTCCGCGCGCATTCGTGCGTGCCGAAAATGCATAGAGGATCCGGTCGGAAAGGCCTTGCCACACGAGCCGAGGCCGGTTCTGCAGGTGTCGTCGAGTGCGCGGCTGTGCGTCAGCGGGCAGGCGCCCGGCACGCGCGTTCACAAAAGCGGCCGGCCGTTCACCGATCCCTCAGGAGACCGGCTCAGAAGCTGGATGGGAATAGACGAGGGAATGTTTTACGACGCTGACCGGCTCGCCATCGTTCCGATGGGGTTTTGCTTTCCGGGTCTTGACGACAAGGGTGGGGATCTTCCGCCACGCAAGGAATGCCGCACCCTCTGGCACGACGCCCTGTTTGCCGAGATGCCGAAAATAGAAATGATCCTGGTGATCGGACAATATGCGCAGGCGTATCATCTCGGTGCGATGCGCAAGAAGAGTCTCACGGAAACCGTCGGTTCGTGGCAAGACTATTTCAGCGCTGCAGCAGAAAGCGGAAAGCCGAAAGTGTTGCCGCTGCCGCATCCGTCTTGGCGCAACAATGCCTGGCTCCGGAAAAATCCGTGGTTTGAGACAGATCTTCTGCCCGTCCTCCGGGCGGAAGTGGCGCGGCTGATCTAG
- a CDS encoding NADH:flavin oxidoreductase, with translation MSKDPLLQPYQLKHLTLKNRIMITSHEPAYPEDGMPKERYRAYHETRARAGVALTMTAGSAAVSRNSPPAFNNILAYRDEVVPWIRQLTDACHNHGCAVMIQLTHLGRRTGWNKGDWLPSVSSTMAQEPAHRFFPKLVEDWDIARIIEDYADAAERMKEGGMDGVELEAYGHLMDQFWSPATNQLDGPYGGETLESRMRFSLEVIDAIRKRVGEDFILGIRFTADEAMKGGITAEEGLEIARRLKATGQIDFLNVIRGHIDTDAALTDVIPVQGMRNAPHLDFAGRVRREIGLPTFHAAKIPDVATARHAIAEGLLDMVGMTRAHMADPLIVRKIAQKREEDIRPCVGATYCLDRIYQGGEALCIHNPATGRELTMPHEISQASETKKVVVVGAGPAGMEAARVASERGHDVVVFEAAPDAGGQVRLTAQSERRREMISIIDWRMQQCLARNVRFNFNTYAELSDVNSESPDIVIVATGGLPHTEVLSEGNDLVVSAWDMIAGDVKPGKQVLIFDDAGDHAALQAAEMIAKTGAHVEIMTPDRSFSPEVMGMNLVPYMRALQDKDVRFTVTYRLKAAKRAGNRITAVIGTDYSGHTEERDFDQIIVNHATIPLDDLYFDLKPKSKNLGAVNQEALIFGRPQPLEANPDGEFALFRIGDAVSARNTHAAIYDALRLVKDI, from the coding sequence ATGTCGAAGGATCCACTGCTGCAGCCTTATCAGCTCAAGCACCTGACGCTTAAAAACAGGATCATGATCACGTCTCATGAGCCGGCATATCCCGAGGACGGCATGCCCAAGGAGCGTTATCGGGCCTATCACGAGACCCGGGCCAGGGCAGGGGTCGCACTGACAATGACGGCGGGTTCGGCTGCCGTGTCGCGCAACTCGCCGCCCGCATTCAACAACATTCTCGCCTACAGGGACGAAGTCGTGCCGTGGATCCGGCAACTGACCGATGCCTGCCACAACCACGGCTGCGCCGTCATGATCCAGCTCACCCATCTGGGCCGCCGGACCGGCTGGAACAAGGGCGACTGGTTGCCGTCTGTCTCCTCGACGATGGCCCAGGAGCCTGCGCACAGGTTCTTCCCGAAACTTGTCGAGGACTGGGATATCGCGCGCATTATAGAGGACTATGCCGACGCTGCGGAGCGCATGAAGGAAGGCGGCATGGATGGTGTTGAACTGGAAGCCTACGGCCACTTGATGGACCAGTTCTGGTCGCCGGCGACAAACCAGCTTGACGGCCCTTATGGCGGCGAAACGCTTGAGAGCCGGATGCGGTTTTCGCTTGAGGTCATCGACGCCATCCGGAAACGGGTCGGGGAGGATTTCATTCTCGGAATTCGCTTCACGGCCGATGAGGCGATGAAGGGGGGCATAACAGCCGAGGAAGGGCTGGAAATCGCCCGTCGCCTGAAAGCGACCGGCCAAATCGATTTCCTGAACGTGATCCGCGGCCATATCGACACCGACGCCGCCCTGACGGACGTCATCCCGGTGCAGGGCATGCGCAACGCGCCGCATCTCGACTTCGCCGGAAGGGTGCGGCGGGAAATCGGCTTGCCGACATTCCACGCTGCCAAGATCCCCGACGTTGCAACGGCACGTCACGCAATCGCCGAGGGCCTGCTGGACATGGTCGGCATGACACGTGCGCACATGGCCGATCCCCTGATCGTCCGGAAAATCGCGCAGAAGCGGGAAGAGGATATCAGGCCCTGTGTCGGCGCGACCTACTGCCTCGACCGGATCTACCAGGGCGGTGAAGCTCTGTGCATTCACAATCCGGCCACGGGCCGCGAACTGACGATGCCGCACGAGATATCTCAGGCAAGCGAAACGAAAAAGGTTGTTGTCGTCGGGGCCGGTCCGGCGGGTATGGAGGCCGCCCGGGTTGCATCCGAACGCGGCCACGATGTTGTCGTCTTCGAGGCAGCACCTGATGCGGGTGGGCAGGTGCGGCTGACGGCACAGTCCGAGAGGCGCCGTGAAATGATCTCGATCATCGACTGGCGCATGCAGCAATGCCTCGCCAGGAATGTGAGATTCAACTTTAATACATACGCAGAACTATCTGACGTAAATTCTGAATCGCCTGACATCGTTATTGTGGCGACGGGTGGTCTGCCGCATACGGAAGTGCTGTCGGAGGGCAATGATCTGGTCGTATCCGCCTGGGACATGATTGCCGGGGACGTCAAACCGGGCAAGCAGGTTCTCATCTTTGACGATGCCGGCGATCACGCGGCGTTGCAGGCGGCCGAAATGATCGCCAAGACCGGAGCACATGTCGAGATCATGACGCCGGATCGGTCCTTCTCGCCGGAGGTCATGGGAATGAACCTGGTGCCCTACATGCGCGCGCTGCAGGACAAGGATGTCCGCTTCACGGTCACCTATCGTCTGAAGGCGGCCAAACGCGCGGGTAACAGGATCACGGCGGTTATCGGAACGGACTACTCCGGCCATACCGAGGAGCGCGACTTCGACCAGATCATCGTCAATCATGCGACGATTCCGCTGGACGATCTCTATTTCGACCTCAAGCCGAAGTCGAAAAATCTTGGTGCCGTGAACCAGGAGGCGCTGATTTTCGGACGTCCCCAACCGCTCGAGGCCAATCCCGATGGGGAATTTGCGCTGTTCAGGATTGGGGATGCGGTGTCCGCCAGGAACACCCATGCCGCGATCTACGACGCTTTGAGGCTGGTGAAAGACATCTGA
- a CDS encoding TetR/AcrR family transcriptional regulator, giving the protein MNEPLIEKTSGWRGTRELWIQAAYSALLDSGIDAVKVMPLAERMGLSRTSFYGHFSDRKDLLDALIALWRSKNTGNLIRRTEAYAETITEAILNVFDLWLLPDLFDSRLEFAVRNWAHSDTRLAGMLEEADLIRIKALQSMFERFGFEALHANVRANTVYQTQIGYISMKKDGPSDPLAPRLERMRTYAEIFAGQPVTDAEAARFFARHPVCDA; this is encoded by the coding sequence ATGAACGAACCCCTGATCGAAAAAACCAGCGGATGGCGCGGAACCCGGGAGCTCTGGATCCAGGCGGCATACAGTGCCTTGCTGGACAGCGGTATCGATGCGGTCAAAGTCATGCCGCTCGCGGAGCGCATGGGCCTGTCCCGCACGAGTTTCTACGGTCATTTTTCCGATCGCAAGGACCTGCTCGACGCATTGATCGCGCTCTGGCGATCGAAAAACACCGGCAATCTGATCCGGCGGACCGAGGCCTATGCAGAGACCATTACCGAAGCCATCCTGAACGTTTTCGACCTGTGGCTCCTGCCGGACCTGTTTGATTCAAGGCTGGAATTCGCCGTCCGGAACTGGGCCCATTCCGACACGCGGCTCGCCGGGATGCTGGAAGAGGCCGATCTGATCCGGATCAAAGCACTGCAGTCCATGTTCGAGCGCTTCGGTTTCGAAGCCCTCCACGCGAACGTGCGGGCAAACACGGTCTATCAGACCCAGATCGGATATATTTCCATGAAGAAGGACGGGCCTTCAGACCCGTTGGCACCGCGCCTGGAACGCATGCGCACCTATGCGGAAATCTTCGCCGGACAGCCGGTGACCGACGCTGAGGCCGCCCGGTTTTTCGCGCGGCATCCGGTCTGCGACGCCTGA
- a CDS encoding aromatic ring-hydroxylating dioxygenase subunit alpha: MYSDSDILSLLMSRRPGYSLPQPFYTDSDVFQADLAHIWQKDWVFAICSAELPKTGNYVTLQIGAYSVIVVRGADGVIRAFHNSCRHRGSRICSAARGSAPKLVCPYHQWTYELDGKLLWAREMGADFKPGDHGLKTVHCIDVSGMVFICLAGVAPDASGLRRQAERYLGPHDLGNLKVAHQSTIIEKGNWKLVLENNRECYHCSGSHPSLCRTFPDDPNLVGADDASTSNVGKQHVERCENAGLPAKYVISPNEQWRFVRIPFLGEAVSYTMDGKAAVSKRIGTVPFDNAGTCLFFNYPNTWNHFLSDQVLTFRVLPIGPMESEVTTTWLVHKDAQEGVDYDLDRLTEVWTHTNDEDRRIVEENQIGICSPAYEPGPYSPVQESGVIQFVDWYAAHLETSLLGRFRVAAE; encoded by the coding sequence ATGTACAGCGACTCGGACATTCTTTCGCTCTTGATGAGCCGGCGGCCCGGCTATTCACTGCCGCAGCCGTTCTATACCGACAGTGATGTATTCCAGGCCGATCTCGCCCACATCTGGCAGAAAGACTGGGTTTTCGCGATCTGCTCCGCAGAACTTCCGAAAACCGGAAACTACGTCACGCTGCAGATCGGCGCTTACTCGGTCATCGTCGTTCGCGGGGCTGACGGGGTTATTCGGGCATTCCACAATTCATGCCGCCACCGCGGCAGCCGCATCTGTTCCGCCGCCAGGGGATCGGCGCCCAAGCTGGTGTGTCCCTACCATCAGTGGACCTATGAACTGGACGGCAAGCTCCTCTGGGCGCGCGAGATGGGCGCCGACTTCAAACCCGGGGACCATGGGCTGAAGACCGTTCACTGCATTGATGTGTCCGGCATGGTCTTCATCTGTCTTGCCGGGGTCGCGCCGGACGCCTCCGGCCTGCGACGTCAGGCCGAACGCTATCTCGGGCCCCACGATCTCGGAAACCTGAAGGTCGCGCATCAATCGACGATCATCGAGAAAGGCAACTGGAAGCTCGTATTGGAGAACAACCGGGAATGCTACCACTGTTCCGGCTCCCATCCTTCGTTGTGCCGGACGTTCCCCGATGATCCGAACCTTGTCGGAGCCGATGATGCATCCACGTCCAACGTTGGAAAACAGCACGTCGAGCGCTGCGAGAACGCAGGATTGCCCGCGAAATACGTGATCTCGCCGAATGAACAGTGGCGCTTCGTGCGCATTCCGTTCCTGGGGGAAGCCGTCAGCTACACGATGGACGGCAAGGCGGCCGTGTCGAAGCGGATCGGGACCGTTCCCTTCGACAATGCCGGAACGTGCCTGTTCTTCAACTATCCGAACACATGGAACCATTTCCTGTCGGATCAGGTTCTCACCTTCCGCGTCCTGCCGATCGGGCCGATGGAATCCGAAGTGACCACCACATGGCTGGTTCACAAGGATGCGCAGGAAGGCGTCGACTACGATCTGGATCGGCTGACCGAGGTCTGGACCCACACCAATGACGAGGACCGCCGGATCGTTGAGGAAAACCAGATCGGCATCTGTTCTCCGGCCTACGAGCCCGGGCCGTATTCACCGGTGCAGGAAAGCGGCGTGATCCAGTTCGTTGACTGGTATGCCGCGCATCTGGAAACGTCCCTTCTCGGGCGCTTCCGTGTAGCGGCGGAGTAA
- a CDS encoding Lrp/AsnC family transcriptional regulator gives MDRIDRRILSILQEDCTVPVAEIGRRVGLSTTPCWRRIQKMEEDGVITGRVAILDPGKVNAKVTAFVAITTSQHSEDWLKKFADVIQEFPEVVEFYRMAGQVDYLLRVAVPDIEAYDAFYKKLIAKIDISDVSTTFAMEQIKNTTALPLTYVVPEKPRGEA, from the coding sequence ATTGATCGCATCGATCGCCGCATCCTGTCGATACTTCAGGAGGACTGCACTGTCCCGGTTGCCGAAATCGGCCGCCGTGTCGGTCTGTCGACGACGCCTTGCTGGCGCCGCATCCAGAAGATGGAGGAAGACGGCGTCATCACCGGTCGCGTGGCCATTCTGGATCCGGGAAAGGTGAACGCCAAGGTAACGGCCTTTGTTGCGATCACGACGAGCCAGCATTCGGAAGACTGGCTGAAAAAATTCGCAGATGTGATTCAGGAGTTCCCGGAAGTTGTCGAGTTCTATCGCATGGCAGGGCAGGTCGACTATCTCCTGCGTGTTGCGGTACCGGACATCGAGGCCTACGACGCCTTCTACAAAAAGCTGATCGCCAAAATCGATATTTCGGATGTGTCGACAACCTTTGCAATGGAGCAGATCAAGAATACAACCGCACTTCCGTTGACTTATGTTGTACCGGAAAAGCCTCGGGGAGAGGCGTAG
- a CDS encoding HAMP domain-containing sensor histidine kinase, producing MKSQASDTVGETIAINRRRAERRRELARSVRDIRSRLGAPENRQSTFEHERQHLFADTRINAAFAAPLLALIVAAISSLWVSPQFMGAWFLVTICAHFLMVVISHSYEKAPSDQKVRVVWRRRFTAGDLIYGCSWAMFFLMPERIGSGEGLVIFHFATLLIVIAMNTMQSANLPKCLLASTLPITFVVTFTFLQQSSAVHYTLAAMAIGAQGFFLILGNQLLKNANTMLEYRADKDHLIAELETANSVSDEARRRAEAANLAKSRFLATMSHELRTPLNAILGFSEIMKDEVLGPMTNKNYRSYAEDIHGSGEHLLNLINEILDLSRIEAGRHELHEESIYLHDVVAECGTMMKVRAKAKSIALHHAHQADLPRVWADERAIRQVILNLMSNAVKFTPVGGEVRVNLGPTSDGGQYVSVRDNGPGIPEEEIPTVLEAFGQGSHAIKSAEQGTGLGLSIVQALISMHDGKFKINSRLGEGTEVIVSLPPSRNMNYTGDTKASAVSARAAQQVAVRSA from the coding sequence ATGAAGTCCCAAGCGTCAGATACAGTTGGCGAAACGATCGCGATCAACAGGCGGCGCGCCGAGCGGCGGCGCGAGCTTGCACGCTCGGTACGTGATATCCGCAGCCGCCTTGGAGCTCCAGAGAACCGGCAGTCGACCTTCGAGCACGAACGTCAGCACCTTTTTGCCGATACGCGCATCAACGCGGCGTTTGCCGCGCCGCTGCTTGCGCTGATCGTGGCCGCGATCTCCTCGCTTTGGGTTAGTCCGCAGTTCATGGGCGCCTGGTTCCTGGTCACCATCTGCGCACACTTCCTGATGGTCGTGATCAGCCATTCCTACGAAAAGGCGCCTTCGGACCAGAAAGTGCGTGTCGTGTGGCGCCGCCGGTTCACGGCGGGCGACCTGATCTACGGATGCAGCTGGGCGATGTTCTTCCTGATGCCGGAACGGATCGGGTCCGGGGAAGGCCTTGTCATCTTCCACTTCGCGACACTCCTGATCGTCATCGCGATGAACACCATGCAGTCGGCAAACCTGCCCAAGTGTCTGCTGGCAAGCACGCTGCCGATCACATTCGTCGTCACTTTCACCTTCCTGCAGCAGTCGAGCGCGGTTCACTACACTCTTGCTGCCATGGCCATCGGGGCACAGGGCTTCTTCCTGATCCTGGGCAACCAGCTTCTCAAAAACGCCAACACGATGCTTGAGTACCGCGCAGACAAGGATCACCTGATCGCCGAACTGGAAACCGCGAACTCCGTTTCCGACGAGGCGCGCCGGCGTGCTGAGGCCGCCAACCTCGCGAAATCCCGTTTCCTCGCGACGATGAGCCACGAGCTCAGAACGCCTCTCAATGCCATTCTCGGGTTTTCCGAAATCATGAAGGACGAGGTTCTGGGTCCCATGACCAACAAGAACTACCGGTCCTACGCGGAAGACATTCACGGGTCGGGCGAACATCTTCTCAATCTCATCAACGAGATACTTGACCTTTCGCGGATCGAGGCGGGCCGTCACGAATTGCATGAGGAAAGCATCTACCTGCACGACGTGGTTGCCGAATGCGGGACGATGATGAAAGTCCGCGCAAAGGCAAAGTCGATTGCGCTTCACCACGCCCACCAGGCGGACCTGCCACGTGTCTGGGCCGATGAGCGCGCCATACGGCAGGTCATTCTCAATCTGATGTCGAATGCCGTGAAGTTCACGCCTGTCGGAGGTGAAGTCCGGGTGAACCTGGGACCGACTTCAGATGGCGGACAGTATGTCTCGGTTCGCGACAATGGCCCGGGTATTCCCGAGGAGGAAATTCCGACGGTACTCGAAGCCTTCGGTCAGGGGTCGCATGCCATCAAGAGCGCCGAACAGGGAACCGGTCTCGGACTGTCGATCGTCCAGGCGCTGATCTCCATGCATGACGGCAAATTCAAGATCAATTCCAGGCTGGGAGAAGGCACCGAAGTCATCGTATCGCTGCCCCCTTCGCGCAACATGAATTACACCGGCGACACCAAGGCTTCAGCCGTCAGCGCGCGCGCCGCGCAGCAGGTGGCGGTCCGCAGCGCCTGA
- a CDS encoding hybrid-cluster NAD(P)-dependent oxidoreductase, which translates to MIRMPGRDTPVWSDSELLECVMVVPEAPDVKTFSFRPPSGATFVYRAGQFITLDLPLPGGNVQRTYTLSSSPVSNAYVSVTVKAQPGSQGSRWLLDTLKPGMRLKAFGPAGLFHLPPNPDGKFLFISAGSGVTPMMSMAQTLFERGEDPDICFIQCARRPADLIFRQKLEYMASRVTGLQLHFVVRQSDPYEVWTGYRGHFNQLMLGLMCNDYLERDVYCCGPEGFMDAVREILNALGYDMDRYHQESFQAPAETKAELTEFDDVVPQEDTKAQIVFAQSGVSAWCAETDTVLAVAKDAGLNIPSGCTFGVCGTCKVRKLDGEVHMVHSGGISEDDIEAGYILACCSNPIGTVEVEV; encoded by the coding sequence ATGATACGGATGCCGGGACGCGACACGCCTGTCTGGTCCGACAGCGAGTTGCTGGAGTGCGTGATGGTGGTGCCCGAAGCACCCGATGTGAAGACATTCTCATTCCGTCCGCCGTCCGGGGCGACGTTTGTCTACCGGGCGGGGCAGTTCATCACGCTGGATCTGCCGCTGCCAGGCGGCAATGTGCAGAGAACCTATACGCTGTCGTCCTCGCCGGTCTCCAACGCTTATGTTTCGGTAACCGTCAAGGCCCAGCCCGGAAGTCAGGGATCGCGCTGGCTTCTGGACACTCTGAAGCCGGGCATGCGGCTGAAGGCGTTCGGTCCCGCCGGGCTCTTTCATCTGCCGCCGAACCCGGACGGGAAATTCCTGTTCATCTCGGCAGGCTCAGGCGTCACGCCGATGATGTCGATGGCCCAGACGCTTTTTGAACGGGGCGAGGACCCGGACATCTGTTTCATCCAGTGCGCCAGACGTCCGGCGGATCTGATCTTCCGTCAGAAACTGGAATACATGGCGAGCCGGGTGACCGGACTGCAATTGCACTTTGTCGTCAGGCAGAGCGATCCTTACGAGGTCTGGACCGGCTATCGCGGGCATTTCAACCAGTTGATGCTCGGCCTGATGTGCAACGACTACCTGGAGCGCGACGTCTATTGCTGTGGTCCGGAAGGGTTCATGGATGCCGTCCGGGAGATTCTGAACGCGCTCGGTTACGACATGGACCGCTATCACCAGGAGAGTTTCCAGGCACCTGCCGAAACCAAGGCGGAGCTGACCGAGTTTGACGATGTTGTCCCGCAGGAAGATACAAAGGCGCAGATCGTTTTCGCCCAGTCGGGCGTTTCCGCCTGGTGCGCCGAGACCGATACCGTGCTTGCGGTTGCCAAGGATGCCGGCCTCAACATTCCGTCCGGATGCACGTTCGGCGTTTGCGGGACCTGCAAGGTACGAAAACTGGACGGCGAAGTGCACATGGTCCACTCCGGCGGGATCAGCGAAGACGACATCGAGGCAGGATACATTCTCGCGTGCTGTTCCAACCCGATCGGCACCGTCGAAGTCGAGGTTTGA
- a CDS encoding DNA alkylation repair protein encodes MRHAPPDWTAQAVLQHLGDLGTEENRQGLARFGIDASRAFGVPLSVLRPFSRKLGKVPDLADDLWASGFHEARLLAILITPPKAMTAELMQRWLDDIQSWDLCDQLTNVYARRPDSGALVAELVASEREFVKRAGFALIAWRAVHAKTASDQAFLDCFAFIRTASTDERNFVWKAVHWALRQIGKRSVSLHGPALSLGEELARSDDRTARRIGRETVKELSSPNVRERLGIG; translated from the coding sequence ATGCGCCACGCGCCTCCAGATTGGACAGCACAAGCGGTCCTTCAACACCTTGGTGATCTCGGAACAGAGGAAAACCGGCAGGGCTTGGCCCGGTTCGGCATCGACGCTTCCAGAGCCTTCGGTGTGCCGCTTTCCGTTCTGCGCCCTTTTTCCAGGAAACTCGGAAAGGTGCCGGACCTAGCAGACGATCTTTGGGCGTCCGGTTTTCACGAGGCACGGTTGCTTGCGATTCTGATCACGCCGCCGAAGGCGATGACGGCAGAACTGATGCAGCGCTGGCTTGACGACATCCAGTCCTGGGACCTCTGCGACCAGCTTACCAATGTCTATGCGCGGCGCCCGGATTCAGGTGCACTCGTTGCGGAGCTTGTGGCGAGCGAGCGCGAGTTCGTCAAGCGGGCCGGATTTGCGCTGATCGCCTGGCGCGCCGTCCACGCGAAAACCGCTTCGGACCAGGCGTTTCTGGATTGCTTCGCCTTCATCCGCACGGCCTCCACGGACGAACGCAACTTCGTCTGGAAGGCGGTGCATTGGGCGTTGCGGCAAATCGGCAAACGCTCGGTGTCCCTGCATGGTCCGGCGCTGAGCCTGGGCGAGGAACTGGCCCGGTCCGACGACCGGACCGCGCGCAGGATCGGCCGCGAAACCGTCAAGGAGCTGTCCTCACCAAACGTGCGTGAGCGCCTCGGCATCGGATAA